A genomic window from Thalassoroseus pseudoceratinae includes:
- a CDS encoding ATP-grasp domain-containing protein, which yields MDSSRSLTIIGASTRAAAMSAVRGGWQPCCIDAFADVDLTRLVKVIHLPEYPRGIAKAARELPPAPWIYTGGLENRSRLVHGIATRTPLWGNSAEVLRQVRDPFHWTAILHQAGFPTLDVRPFDNPPRPDGTWLRKPIRSAGGIQIERWTDPKPTSRRFFFQRIANGVSYSATFLATSCTQGNDVRLVGIVRHIADRHGLHAPPFGWCGGVTVRKLAGVATESITQVGRILANQCRLTGLFGIDFLWDGETVWPVEINPRYTATGELWDAVYQRSLIADHIDACKGIASWPTEMEPTATAAKLIVYAPRTLIIPNQFPEAMFRQITQSNSRELPPFADIPHADTNIPASWPICTVTAVSDSESATLGILRKRLAWLAEQLPSSEQDIAWHCQF from the coding sequence ATGGATTCGTCCCGTTCGCTGACCATCATCGGTGCCAGCACACGAGCCGCGGCAATGTCGGCTGTTCGCGGCGGTTGGCAACCGTGCTGCATCGATGCGTTCGCGGATGTCGATCTCACCCGATTGGTCAAAGTCATCCACCTCCCCGAATATCCACGTGGCATCGCCAAGGCCGCTCGAGAACTTCCGCCAGCTCCATGGATCTATACAGGCGGTTTGGAAAATCGTTCCCGACTGGTCCATGGGATCGCGACAAGAACTCCACTATGGGGAAACTCCGCGGAGGTCTTGCGGCAAGTTCGTGACCCGTTTCATTGGACCGCGATATTACACCAAGCAGGTTTCCCGACGCTTGACGTCAGGCCTTTTGACAACCCGCCCCGCCCCGATGGCACGTGGCTTCGCAAACCAATTCGAAGTGCGGGCGGAATTCAAATCGAACGCTGGACTGATCCGAAACCAACGTCCCGAAGGTTCTTCTTTCAACGAATTGCCAACGGCGTTTCCTACTCTGCGACGTTTCTTGCGACTTCCTGTACTCAAGGAAACGATGTCAGATTAGTTGGAATTGTCCGGCATATTGCAGACCGTCACGGACTTCATGCGCCGCCGTTTGGCTGGTGCGGCGGGGTCACGGTTCGAAAACTCGCCGGTGTTGCAACGGAATCGATCACGCAGGTGGGACGAATCCTGGCGAATCAATGTCGGCTGACAGGGCTCTTCGGAATTGATTTTCTCTGGGATGGCGAGACGGTGTGGCCGGTGGAAATCAATCCCCGTTACACCGCTACGGGGGAACTTTGGGATGCCGTCTACCAACGTTCGCTCATCGCGGACCACATCGACGCCTGCAAAGGAATCGCAAGTTGGCCCACTGAAATGGAACCAACCGCGACGGCCGCCAAGTTGATCGTCTACGCACCGCGGACTCTCATCATCCCCAATCAATTCCCAGAAGCCATGTTTCGGCAGATCACGCAATCGAACAGTCGCGAACTACCACCGTTCGCCGACATCCCCCATGCCGACACAAATATTCCCGCCAGTTGGCCGATCTGCACAGTGACGGCGGTCTCAGACTCGGAATCTGCAACACTCGGCATCCTCCGAAAACGCCTGGCGTGGTTAGCGGAGCAGCTCCCAAGTAGTGAACAAGATATCGCATGGCATTGCCAATTCTGA
- a CDS encoding DOMON domain-containing protein, which yields MSPVIPPSFLFRYEIPVPRLKSLDQTEEKSVLLPKLCQIPWPAGLNGKALWADVRVGWHPDGFAVSLLVENKTGFPACNPSEPEQSDSLFVWIDTRDTQTIHRASRYCHLFYFLPTGSGRGAKSPVGQEAGIARAKESHPLADSSDLNVQSEVRKDGYSLRAEIPAKCLKGYDPENSPRLGFYCAAFDVDHGAQTLSVDSAFPFDNDPSLWSTLQLEDA from the coding sequence ATGTCGCCCGTCATTCCACCGAGCTTTCTATTCCGTTACGAAATTCCGGTCCCCCGGTTGAAGTCGCTCGATCAGACCGAAGAAAAGTCGGTGCTGTTACCGAAATTGTGCCAGATACCGTGGCCAGCCGGATTGAATGGGAAAGCATTGTGGGCAGATGTCCGTGTTGGTTGGCATCCTGATGGCTTCGCGGTTTCCTTACTCGTCGAGAACAAAACCGGTTTCCCAGCCTGCAACCCGAGTGAACCGGAACAGTCCGATTCACTATTCGTGTGGATCGACACACGCGACACTCAGACAATCCACCGGGCCAGTCGATACTGTCACCTCTTTTACTTTCTGCCAACAGGCAGCGGACGAGGGGCAAAAAGTCCGGTCGGGCAGGAAGCGGGAATCGCTCGGGCGAAGGAATCCCATCCGTTGGCCGACAGCAGTGACCTCAATGTTCAAAGTGAGGTCCGCAAGGATGGTTACTCGCTACGTGCGGAAATTCCGGCCAAATGCCTGAAGGGATACGATCCCGAAAACAGCCCGCGTCTTGGGTTCTACTGTGCAGCGTTCGACGTCGATCACGGCGCACAAACCTTGAGCGTGGACAGTGCGTTTCCGTTCGACAACGACCCGAGTCTGTGGTCAACGCTGCAACTGGAAGACGCATAA
- a CDS encoding MarR family winged helix-turn-helix transcriptional regulator — translation MLSFDWEESVGYWVCTASHAIRRALEVELAKENITLRQWEVLAWIAVHGEPSQTQIADCLGIESPTLAGIIARMERDGWLERNCCPDDRRRKRLKATPKAEAVWNRTVECCQRVRRRATNGISQDDLETFRRVCHQLRTNLNDDCSINSDGPATSPSVRAESVRGAESE, via the coding sequence GTGCTTTCGTTCGATTGGGAGGAAAGCGTCGGTTATTGGGTGTGTACGGCATCGCATGCTATTCGCCGGGCGTTAGAAGTAGAACTCGCAAAAGAGAACATCACGCTTCGGCAGTGGGAAGTATTGGCCTGGATTGCCGTCCACGGGGAGCCATCACAAACACAGATTGCCGACTGCTTGGGAATCGAATCGCCGACACTCGCGGGAATCATCGCGAGAATGGAACGAGACGGTTGGCTCGAACGCAATTGTTGTCCCGACGATCGTCGTCGAAAACGCCTCAAAGCCACTCCGAAAGCCGAGGCGGTTTGGAACCGGACTGTGGAATGCTGCCAACGTGTGCGGCGTCGAGCTACGAATGGGATCAGTCAGGACGACTTGGAAACCTTCCGTCGCGTGTGTCATCAATTGCGGACAAATCTCAACGACGATTGTTCGATCAATAGCGACGGCCCGGCCACTTCCCCATCGGTTCGCGCGGAATCGGTTCGCGGGGCGGAGTCGGAGTGA
- a CDS encoding sulfite oxidase-like oxidoreductase gives MTASNPDPKYQPDEPPRPHDLDADVVVSPDTHRENRIPPGQTRTRKWPVLHASDVPSVATESWTLEIKGHVETPTTLDWNSFRELPRTTVFSDFHCVTTWSRLGNLWEGVSAKALMNRVGIRPEAKFVIITGYDWGWTTNLSLEEFLADDVLFVDTHDGELIDANHGGPVRLVVPRLYAWKSAKWVRRIELTDQDQPGYWEQRGYHNTGDPWKEQRFG, from the coding sequence ATGACTGCATCAAACCCGGACCCGAAGTACCAACCAGATGAACCGCCTCGACCGCACGATCTGGATGCCGATGTCGTTGTCAGTCCGGACACCCACCGTGAGAACCGCATCCCGCCCGGCCAAACACGCACACGCAAATGGCCCGTCCTGCATGCGAGTGATGTTCCGAGTGTGGCCACGGAATCGTGGACGTTGGAGATCAAAGGCCACGTCGAAACACCAACGACACTCGACTGGAACAGCTTCCGTGAATTGCCAAGAACAACGGTCTTTTCCGATTTTCATTGCGTGACGACTTGGTCGCGGTTGGGCAATCTCTGGGAAGGTGTATCCGCCAAAGCGTTGATGAACCGCGTTGGCATTCGCCCCGAAGCCAAGTTCGTGATCATCACCGGATACGATTGGGGCTGGACAACCAATCTATCGTTGGAAGAATTCCTCGCTGATGATGTGCTTTTCGTCGACACTCACGACGGCGAACTCATTGACGCAAACCACGGTGGCCCCGTCCGCTTAGTCGTGCCGCGATTGTATGCCTGGAAAAGTGCGAAATGGGTCAGACGAATCGAACTCACCGACCAAGACCAACCCGGATACTGGGAGCAACGCGGCTACCACAACACCGGCGACCCGTGGAAAGAACAACGATTCGGATAA
- a CDS encoding CAP domain-containing protein, which yields MNKIALYSLVLTLFPTRVPMAIAETDETTTAQEITVEKVGEYRPKSMADKAEAAALIVKQTNEFRKTKELSILTTNETLTQTAKEFAEYMARTGRYGHQADERTPAERAKDQKYDLCFIAENIAYQFRTTGFATAPLAERFVEGWKESPGHRKNMLREAVIETGVAIAQSETTGVYFAVQLFGRPKSAAIDFQVTNQGDREIRYRIGNRKFRLPSRFTRTHHQCQPGHLELLATSENSEGSKMVTKIKLRTQTKIIVTQGTDGTLETEIEEIEASELKLKSSENDSPK from the coding sequence ATGAATAAAATCGCTCTCTATAGCTTAGTACTGACGCTATTCCCAACACGCGTGCCAATGGCAATCGCAGAGACGGACGAGACAACAACCGCCCAAGAAATCACGGTCGAGAAGGTCGGGGAATATCGGCCGAAATCGATGGCGGACAAAGCAGAAGCCGCGGCCCTGATCGTGAAACAGACCAACGAATTTCGTAAGACGAAGGAACTTTCCATCCTCACAACTAACGAGACACTCACTCAAACCGCGAAAGAGTTCGCCGAATACATGGCTCGTACGGGACGGTACGGACATCAAGCGGATGAGCGGACGCCCGCAGAACGTGCCAAAGATCAGAAATACGACTTATGTTTCATTGCTGAAAACATCGCATATCAGTTCCGGACGACTGGTTTCGCGACCGCCCCCTTGGCAGAACGTTTTGTCGAAGGCTGGAAAGAGTCGCCGGGGCATCGTAAGAACATGCTGCGAGAGGCCGTCATCGAAACCGGCGTGGCTATCGCGCAGAGCGAGACAACGGGCGTGTACTTCGCCGTACAACTGTTCGGTCGCCCCAAATCTGCGGCTATTGATTTTCAAGTCACGAACCAAGGTGATCGAGAAATTCGATACCGAATTGGCAACCGAAAATTCCGTTTGCCGTCACGGTTCACTCGAACTCACCATCAATGTCAGCCCGGTCACCTTGAACTCCTTGCGACGTCCGAGAACAGCGAAGGCTCGAAAATGGTGACCAAGATCAAACTCCGAACCCAAACCAAGATCATCGTGACACAGGGAACCGATGGAACTCTCGAAACCGAGATCGAGGAAATTGAGGCGAGCGAGCTGAAATTGAAGTCCAGCGAAAACGATTCGCCAAAGTGA
- a CDS encoding sugar phosphate isomerase/epimerase family protein, with product MRPLRFAVATRCFRQPLKHAMQTAADSGATGIELDIRNEVVESELSDTGRRHLLHFLGEHGLTVAGTTFPLRSYLLDPNHLDARIGGVKRGLEFSYQLGAKVMTARLGRVPTDPDSPAFQTAVEVLNDIARTSNHIGVVLGLTPSRDSASDVHRLLSAVDQGPIGIHFDPAGIVMGGENVPAAFVTLHEFVQQVQVRDAVSDVDGGGVEVAVGRGDVVWDEFLAMLDEAPYNGWLVAERTVGPDPIGDIPRAIQYVKNVGLG from the coding sequence ATGCGACCGTTACGCTTTGCTGTGGCGACCCGATGTTTTCGCCAACCATTGAAACACGCGATGCAAACTGCTGCCGACTCCGGTGCGACCGGAATCGAGTTGGACATCCGCAACGAAGTGGTTGAGTCCGAACTGTCGGACACGGGGCGTCGTCATCTGCTGCACTTCCTCGGCGAACATGGTTTGACTGTTGCAGGAACGACATTCCCACTGCGGTCCTACTTGCTCGACCCAAACCATTTGGATGCCAGAATCGGGGGCGTGAAACGCGGTTTGGAATTCAGCTATCAGTTGGGTGCCAAAGTCATGACGGCTCGTCTGGGCCGTGTGCCGACCGATCCGGACTCCCCTGCTTTCCAGACCGCTGTGGAAGTCTTGAACGACATCGCCCGCACCTCAAACCACATTGGTGTCGTCCTGGGACTGACGCCGTCGCGTGACTCGGCTAGCGATGTGCACCGATTGCTGTCCGCCGTTGATCAAGGACCAATCGGCATTCACTTCGACCCAGCAGGCATCGTGATGGGTGGCGAGAACGTGCCGGCAGCCTTTGTGACCTTGCATGAGTTCGTGCAACAAGTCCAAGTCCGCGACGCCGTCTCCGATGTGGACGGCGGCGGTGTGGAAGTTGCGGTCGGTCGAGGCGATGTCGTCTGGGATGAGTTCCTGGCCATGCTCGATGAAGCCCCTTACAACGGTTGGCTTGTCGCGGAACGCACCGTTGGGCCCGACCCGATCGGTGATATCCCCCGTGCCATCCAATACGTGAAGAATGTGGGACTCGGATAG
- the xseA gene encoding exodeoxyribonuclease VII large subunit, producing MPELEPLTVTELTQQIKGVMEMTFPHMAVLGELSNCVRAGSGHVYLTLKDSDAQIRGVIWRRAASKIKFDLADGLEVVAVGGVEVYPPRGQYQLIIEELLPQGIGALELAFRQLQEKLAREGLFDPERKRPLPRFPKRIAIVTSPTSAAVRDMLQVITRRWNGCNIVILPVAVQGAKAAGEIANAIRSAPSIPDVDVIIVGRGGGSLEDLWSFNEEIVARAIFDCPLPVVSAVGHEIDVSISDLVADVRALTPSEAGELVVPHRQEVAAEIQRLQDRLIDGLRGRITTARSTLENLASRRAFTRPLDRVHQETRTVDELSERLSKSIRRVVATQKQRIDGLSETLDSLSPLKVLSRGYCVARNPASGDVIRSVRDVAPNEPLEILLRDGRLQSRIETVEPTETDPPSANQQDS from the coding sequence ATGCCAGAACTCGAACCACTGACAGTCACAGAACTCACGCAGCAGATCAAAGGCGTGATGGAAATGACGTTCCCCCACATGGCGGTGTTGGGGGAGCTGTCGAATTGCGTACGGGCCGGCTCGGGGCATGTGTATCTTACGCTCAAAGACTCTGACGCCCAAATTCGGGGTGTCATCTGGCGACGAGCAGCTTCGAAGATCAAGTTTGATTTGGCCGACGGTTTGGAAGTCGTCGCGGTCGGCGGAGTCGAAGTATATCCGCCACGCGGACAGTACCAGTTGATCATTGAGGAGTTGTTGCCACAGGGCATCGGTGCACTAGAATTGGCATTTCGCCAGTTGCAAGAAAAATTGGCTCGCGAAGGGTTGTTCGATCCAGAACGCAAACGCCCGCTGCCCCGATTTCCCAAGCGAATTGCCATTGTCACGAGCCCTACAAGTGCCGCTGTCCGCGACATGTTGCAGGTCATCACCCGACGCTGGAACGGCTGCAACATCGTGATTCTTCCCGTTGCCGTGCAGGGTGCGAAAGCCGCCGGTGAAATCGCCAATGCGATTCGCTCGGCTCCGTCGATTCCGGATGTCGATGTGATTATCGTTGGACGCGGTGGTGGGAGCTTGGAAGACCTTTGGTCATTCAACGAAGAAATCGTTGCCCGAGCGATTTTCGATTGTCCCTTGCCGGTCGTCAGCGCAGTGGGACACGAGATTGACGTGAGCATTTCCGATCTGGTCGCCGACGTACGAGCGCTCACTCCCAGCGAAGCCGGTGAACTTGTGGTGCCACACCGTCAGGAAGTCGCCGCGGAAATCCAACGCTTGCAAGACCGGCTGATTGATGGACTTCGCGGTCGCATCACGACAGCTCGCAGCACGCTCGAAAATTTGGCTTCCCGTCGTGCCTTCACGCGACCGCTTGACCGCGTTCATCAGGAGACTCGAACTGTCGATGAGTTGTCCGAACGCCTGAGCAAGTCGATTCGCCGGGTTGTCGCCACACAGAAACAACGAATTGACGGCCTGTCCGAAACCCTCGACAGTCTGAGCCCGCTCAAGGTTCTTTCGCGGGGATATTGCGTGGCTCGCAATCCTGCATCGGGCGACGTGATCCGCAGTGTACGTGATGTTGCCCCCAACGAACCACTCGAAATTCTCCTCCGCGATGGCCGCTTGCAGAGCCGCATCGAAACGGTGGAACCAACCGAAACCGATCCCCCTTCCGCGAATCAACAGGACTCATGA
- a CDS encoding exodeoxyribonuclease VII small subunit translates to MSKKSQPETEPSFEESLEQLQAIVRQLEDGTLGLDESMTQFEQGVKLLRKCYAVLDHTEQRIELLTRLDDDGQPVLAPFDNTGTADTKEKSKAGRRKRASKTEDEDSGLF, encoded by the coding sequence ATGAGCAAGAAATCACAGCCAGAAACCGAACCATCTTTCGAGGAATCACTTGAGCAATTGCAGGCAATTGTTCGGCAACTCGAAGATGGCACGCTCGGCCTGGATGAATCCATGACGCAGTTCGAACAAGGCGTCAAACTGCTGCGGAAATGCTACGCCGTTCTTGATCATACGGAACAGCGGATCGAACTCCTCACCCGCCTCGACGACGACGGCCAACCCGTCCTCGCCCCTTTCGACAACACCGGCACCGCCGACACCAAAGAGAAATCCAAGGCGGGTCGCCGCAAACGTGCGTCAAAGACCGAAGACGAGGATAGCGGTCTCTTTTGA
- the ettA gene encoding energy-dependent translational throttle protein EttA: MSQQYIFSIESLTKQFGDKEVLSNIWLAFYPGAKIGVLGNNGSGKSTLLKIMAGEDKDFMGTARPMKGIRIGYFPQEPRLDDWETVGECIQDAVKESQSILDRYNEVNMKFAEVDPDEMDDLIAEQAKLQDQIDANNLWELDRQVEIAMDAINVPPSDAKITNLSGGEKRRVALCRLVLQAPDMLLLDEPTNHLDAESVAWLEQYLHKFPGTVVAVTHDRYFLDNVAGWILELDRGHGYPYEGNYSTYLEKKAARIAVEQKRESKRQKELARELEWVRMSPKARQTKSKSRLDRYEQLAAQQYDARDDAPDIQIPVARPLSDLVVRAENVKKAFGEKLLFDDLNFDLPRGGIVGVIGPNGAGKTTLFKLIVGQEEADGGSLRIGDSVDISYVDQNRDALAADKTVYEEISGGVDQLEVGGTRIHARAYVGRFNFKGTDQQKKVGKLSGGERNRVHLAKLLRSGGNLLLLDEPSNDLDVDTLRALEEGLESFGGCAMVSSHDRWFLDRLATHILAFEGDSKVVFHEGNFESYENAKKKRDGEDGSPKRFRYRPATA; the protein is encoded by the coding sequence ATGTCGCAGCAGTACATTTTTTCGATCGAAAGTCTGACCAAGCAGTTTGGCGATAAGGAAGTTCTGAGCAATATCTGGCTGGCGTTCTATCCCGGCGCGAAGATTGGCGTCCTGGGGAACAACGGTTCCGGTAAGAGTACGCTTCTGAAAATCATGGCCGGTGAAGACAAAGACTTCATGGGCACCGCACGCCCGATGAAGGGCATTCGCATCGGGTATTTCCCGCAAGAGCCGCGTTTGGACGACTGGGAAACCGTTGGCGAATGTATCCAAGATGCCGTGAAAGAGTCGCAGTCGATTCTGGACCGGTACAATGAAGTGAACATGAAGTTCGCCGAGGTCGATCCCGACGAAATGGACGACCTCATCGCCGAACAGGCCAAGCTCCAAGACCAAATTGACGCCAACAATTTGTGGGAACTTGATCGGCAAGTCGAAATCGCGATGGATGCCATCAACGTTCCGCCGTCGGACGCGAAGATCACAAATCTTTCCGGGGGGGAGAAACGCCGAGTCGCGTTGTGTCGACTCGTGTTGCAGGCACCGGACATGCTGCTACTCGACGAACCGACCAACCACCTCGACGCGGAATCGGTGGCCTGGTTGGAGCAGTATCTTCACAAGTTCCCCGGTACTGTCGTCGCGGTCACACACGACCGGTACTTCCTCGACAACGTCGCCGGTTGGATCTTGGAACTCGATCGCGGCCATGGTTATCCGTACGAAGGTAACTACTCGACCTATCTGGAAAAGAAAGCCGCCCGGATTGCCGTCGAACAGAAACGCGAATCGAAACGGCAAAAAGAATTGGCCCGCGAACTCGAATGGGTGCGAATGTCGCCGAAAGCTCGGCAGACCAAGAGCAAATCGCGACTCGACCGCTACGAGCAACTTGCCGCTCAGCAATACGACGCCCGTGACGACGCTCCCGATATTCAAATTCCCGTCGCACGTCCGCTGTCCGATTTGGTCGTGCGTGCTGAAAACGTCAAGAAAGCCTTCGGCGAGAAGTTGTTGTTCGACGACTTGAACTTCGATTTGCCACGCGGGGGAATCGTGGGCGTCATTGGCCCGAACGGGGCCGGGAAAACCACGTTGTTCAAGTTGATCGTTGGGCAAGAAGAAGCTGACGGCGGTTCACTCCGCATCGGTGATAGCGTAGATATTTCCTACGTCGATCAAAATCGCGACGCTCTCGCCGCCGATAAAACGGTTTATGAGGAAATCTCCGGGGGGGTGGATCAACTCGAAGTCGGGGGCACCCGGATTCACGCTCGGGCGTACGTCGGCCGATTCAACTTCAAAGGCACCGACCAACAAAAGAAGGTTGGTAAACTCTCCGGTGGGGAACGTAACCGCGTCCACTTGGCGAAGTTACTCCGCTCCGGCGGGAATCTTCTTCTGCTCGACGAACCGTCGAACGATCTCGATGTCGATACCCTGCGGGCACTCGAAGAAGGTCTCGAAAGTTTCGGCGGCTGTGCGATGGTCTCCAGCCACGACCGTTGGTTCCTCGACCGACTGGCGACCCACATTCTCGCGTTTGAAGGGGATAGCAAAGTTGTCTTCCACGAAGGCAATTTTGAAAGCTACGAAAACGCCAAGAAAAAACGCGACGGCGAAGACGGCTCACCAAAACGCTTCCGCTACCGACCGGCAACGGCGTGA
- the hemB gene encoding porphobilinogen synthase, which yields MSDYGQFPGTRMRRNRRHDWSRRLVQEHTLTVNDLIWPVFVKEGQGERETIPSMPGVERLTIDLLVDAVGEAADLGVPAVAIFPATDPSLKTSDAREAANPENLVCRTVRAVREAVPNIGIICDVALDPYSSHGQDGLVKNGYVVNDETVEMLCRQAVVQAEAGCQVIAPSDMMDGRIGSIRSALDEAGFDDVQILAYAAKYASAFYGPFRDAVGSSGNLGSGDKRTYQMDPANGDEALREVALDIAEGADMVMVKPGMPYLDIVHRVKAEFRLPTYAYQVSGEYAMLAGAAEQGWLDRDRVVLESLLAFKRAGADGVLTYFAIEAARLLRGGA from the coding sequence ATGAGTGACTACGGACAATTTCCCGGGACGCGGATGCGTCGAAATCGGCGTCATGATTGGTCGCGACGGTTGGTGCAAGAACACACGCTGACCGTGAACGATCTGATTTGGCCGGTCTTTGTGAAAGAGGGGCAGGGCGAACGCGAGACGATTCCATCAATGCCCGGCGTTGAACGGCTGACGATTGACCTTCTTGTCGATGCGGTCGGTGAAGCGGCTGACTTGGGGGTTCCTGCGGTGGCCATTTTCCCTGCGACCGATCCGTCTCTCAAGACCAGCGATGCCCGCGAAGCCGCCAATCCGGAGAATCTCGTCTGTCGCACCGTGCGAGCCGTCCGCGAAGCCGTTCCGAATATCGGCATCATTTGTGATGTTGCACTCGATCCGTATTCCAGTCACGGGCAAGACGGCTTGGTGAAGAATGGCTATGTTGTCAACGATGAGACGGTCGAGATGTTGTGTCGACAGGCGGTCGTGCAGGCCGAAGCCGGTTGCCAAGTGATTGCCCCATCGGACATGATGGACGGACGCATTGGCTCAATTCGCTCCGCTTTGGACGAAGCCGGATTCGATGACGTGCAAATTTTGGCTTATGCCGCGAAGTATGCATCCGCGTTTTATGGTCCGTTTCGGGACGCGGTTGGCTCGTCGGGGAATCTTGGTAGCGGTGACAAACGCACCTACCAAATGGACCCCGCCAATGGTGATGAAGCTCTTCGGGAAGTCGCTCTCGACATCGCCGAAGGAGCCGATATGGTAATGGTCAAGCCGGGAATGCCGTATCTCGATATCGTGCATCGCGTGAAAGCGGAGTTCCGTTTACCAACGTACGCTTACCAAGTCAGCGGTGAGTACGCGATGCTCGCCGGTGCGGCGGAGCAAGGTTGGCTGGATCGTGACAGGGTCGTGCTCGAAAGCCTGCTCGCCTTCAAACGAGCCGGTGCCGACGGCGTACTGACCTACTTCGCCATCGAAGCGGCCCGGTTGTTGCGAGGCGGAGCGTAG
- the thyX gene encoding FAD-dependent thymidylate synthase produces the protein MTAPSTETSMEELRWEKFPVLDDGFVCLVDVMGNDSSVVQAARVSYGEGTKKVSDDRTLIRYLMRHRHSTPFEMAEIKLLVRVPMDCWRQWIRHRTANVNEYSTRYSLAIDAAQTTLPGEWRSQADSNRQGSGDFLASEVGEELTAAEKDFQDRSRTLYQNRIDAGVAREQARKDLPLSTYTEAYWKIDLHNLLHFLSLRMDSHAQLEIREYATTIGEKIVKPLFPVVWEAFEDYRLGGQFLTRLDQEVIAKLMATGGQESLSPPFTDELFLQCQDATWKDLKRCRERDECRAKLQRMGILKADEADAS, from the coding sequence ATGACTGCACCGTCGACTGAAACGTCCATGGAAGAACTCCGTTGGGAAAAATTTCCCGTCCTCGATGATGGTTTCGTGTGCCTTGTTGATGTGATGGGCAACGATTCCTCTGTCGTTCAGGCAGCTCGGGTCAGTTATGGCGAAGGAACCAAAAAGGTTTCCGACGACCGCACGCTCATTCGCTATCTTATGCGACATCGGCACAGCACGCCCTTTGAGATGGCGGAAATCAAACTGCTCGTTCGGGTTCCGATGGATTGCTGGCGACAGTGGATTCGTCATCGCACCGCCAATGTCAACGAATACAGTACGCGGTATTCCCTTGCGATCGACGCCGCCCAGACGACATTGCCAGGTGAATGGCGAAGTCAGGCGGACTCCAATCGTCAGGGAAGTGGCGACTTTCTTGCATCGGAAGTTGGCGAGGAATTGACTGCGGCGGAGAAAGACTTCCAAGATCGCTCTCGCACACTCTATCAGAACCGCATTGATGCCGGTGTGGCCCGCGAGCAGGCCCGAAAGGATTTGCCGCTTTCGACTTACACGGAGGCCTACTGGAAAATCGATCTGCACAACTTGTTGCACTTTCTAAGCTTACGGATGGACTCTCACGCTCAGTTGGAAATCCGCGAGTACGCCACGACGATCGGTGAGAAAATCGTCAAGCCACTCTTCCCGGTTGTTTGGGAAGCCTTTGAAGATTACCGGCTCGGTGGTCAGTTCCTCACGCGGTTGGATCAGGAAGTCATTGCCAAGTTGATGGCAACGGGCGGGCAAGAAAGTCTTTCGCCACCATTCACGGACGAGTTGTTTTTGCAGTGTCAGGATGCAACTTGGAAGGATCTGAAGCGTTGTCGCGAACGCGACGAGTGCCGAGCGAAACTGCAACGCATGGGAATTCTGAAGGCCGATGAGGCGGATGCATCATGA
- a CDS encoding YqgE/AlgH family protein, translating to MTESLRGHYLVAGKQLRDTNFFKTVVLVIEHGDDGAMGLVVNRPSSIRVSHALSEHFSYPETDEVVFLGGPVEPSALFVLHNAGDLDEEESSVLPHVFVGGSAEAFSRVVQAAAAGTREGLQIRVFSGCAGWGSGQLESELSRGDWYVLPADSDSLYETDPYELWDEQMSRLTKKNRILPSWPANPEWN from the coding sequence ATGACAGAGTCTCTGCGCGGCCATTATCTCGTCGCGGGCAAGCAGCTTCGCGATACGAATTTCTTCAAGACTGTCGTTTTGGTCATCGAGCATGGCGATGATGGGGCGATGGGGTTAGTGGTGAACCGTCCTTCGTCGATCCGCGTATCCCATGCGTTGTCGGAGCATTTTTCCTACCCGGAAACTGATGAAGTTGTGTTTCTCGGTGGGCCCGTCGAACCGTCCGCGCTCTTTGTATTGCACAATGCGGGGGATCTCGATGAGGAGGAGTCCTCGGTGCTTCCTCATGTGTTTGTCGGTGGGAGTGCGGAGGCGTTCTCGCGTGTGGTTCAAGCCGCTGCGGCGGGCACCCGTGAAGGGCTGCAAATCCGGGTATTTTCCGGATGTGCCGGCTGGGGGTCCGGGCAGTTGGAAAGCGAACTCAGTCGTGGAGATTGGTACGTCTTGCCCGCCGATTCCGATTCGCTCTACGAGACCGATCCCTATGAACTTTGGGACGAGCAAATGTCTCGATTGACGAAGAAAAATCGGATTCTTCCGTCCTGGCCTGCGAATCCGGAGTGGAATTGA